One segment of Kiritimatiellia bacterium DNA contains the following:
- a CDS encoding polysaccharide deacetylase family protein, translating to MSERASNRPPPPVHPKSTVPPPDSDARIRALKASYLQSWLYFFLVVSLLAAWWVPFHIWMLRKAAQRAQDRGPRDAYSFLALSYAGISDQEREVTPDRFREHIEALKARGYVTLTLEEARQLIYEGKPVPRGALLLTFDQSRKSSYFDARSVLRRAGYHGVMFIWTRPILEGEPSSLRWPYVRRMLRVGGWEIGAQSHDGFSLVPADPAGTEGHFLTTPQWLTPENRYETLEQYAGRLAADHLQCLDIIEKQTGTRPRAFAFPYGDFGQYDDRAVLTRRLNLDLVGQQYDLGFVLGSAALNTRDSDPRHLTRLMVQSDWTAEELVQRLRHAWPRDEYSPEYLFKTPLAWLPDWGVFSLAGGAIELGAATNTTGAKAWINGSDTLSDFTLSMEFSIEKGQLGLFLRGTADGERYIYLGMDEHGQLWLRQKSAGMQPVTLASRQVPKLLPEKNHLEVSLRESLIFIRLNGQPLFLDVLQIHGKPVPGMAGLSVWHPDEGAARAQVSSLHIRRTREAVVTWTPTVEGQHRLTDWISRNGDRISHLAPPWMSIGTRGVLTQPAWDARLFKAVAGIYHLRFTPEVLFEDNAGVARLEPESLAGQLDEIGAEGVLLDFTRTDAGLAPVVLTAWLQKLHALLAEKSRLMIVRLPRYVIQDAALKALMTVLPNLRVATSRDPALAVPLVRLGDAAHRVIQVEEADPEHDEAPLGVYYQLGPGDSQTRRSETESPAEIWRRRGQRAFLSGSFQHAIEIWTTWQKEEPYNEEPLMLIGDVYLRRGDIPTALQYYQRSLDISPGQIGLVIRMSRLMNGGGEGPGSALALLDQYAAIFPNDPEILLGKAEWLARHDRHAEAGELIRRVLEQHPDNLQARSLLHGLLTEPRDRYDNLRKIVEVGSRPGMEMPLISAVRDQNLLARPESWILMDLLEKLAARAGDDSRELLLSMLPRARAAREDFRHGALSPDWISSVEVGRVGSGRLLLAADPFETEAYVQLTRSEGLHSGYIEAVIDQPRGFFWLYARRSAGGMVRFGFDQEGQIYLQIWRGDQIIANETQPWTRPDGPLRLRLELRGDGAQGYVEDQPIFRTPVSIPIDLGLGWWGAGAWAAQFGVAQVTLREIEGGPRPIRLASFHRREEPPDDAASVEMLKPRVQDLSTVAPFWYRHEMDGTIRRDGDQEFRKVRIFARYHRLRLLPVVRLCDWRNLDPAELARRATEEDVDGFTLTMLQLPPPEWLERAEQALLGTDLTLLAVFLDEDSRSAMLREISAVSGLFPGARKVHMLPILLPEELAVDESDGFWRRAPGDAVVLF from the coding sequence GTGAGCGAACGCGCCTCGAACCGCCCGCCGCCGCCCGTCCACCCGAAGTCGACGGTCCCGCCGCCGGACAGCGACGCGCGCATCCGCGCGCTGAAGGCGTCGTACCTGCAGTCCTGGCTGTACTTCTTCCTGGTCGTCAGCCTGCTGGCGGCGTGGTGGGTGCCGTTCCACATCTGGATGCTGCGGAAGGCCGCCCAGCGCGCCCAGGACCGCGGCCCGCGCGACGCGTACTCGTTCCTGGCGCTGTCCTACGCCGGCATTTCCGACCAGGAACGCGAAGTGACGCCGGACCGGTTCCGGGAGCACATCGAGGCGCTGAAGGCCCGGGGCTACGTGACCCTCACCCTCGAGGAGGCGCGCCAGCTCATCTACGAGGGAAAGCCCGTCCCGCGGGGCGCCCTCCTGCTGACCTTCGACCAGTCCCGCAAGTCCTCGTACTTCGACGCCCGCAGCGTGCTGCGGCGGGCGGGGTACCACGGCGTGATGTTCATCTGGACGCGGCCGATCCTCGAGGGCGAACCGTCGAGCCTGCGCTGGCCCTATGTCCGGCGGATGCTGCGCGTCGGCGGGTGGGAGATCGGCGCCCAGAGCCACGACGGGTTCAGCCTGGTCCCCGCCGATCCGGCCGGGACCGAAGGCCATTTCCTGACCACCCCGCAATGGCTGACGCCGGAAAACCGGTACGAGACCCTGGAGCAGTACGCCGGCCGCCTGGCCGCGGACCACCTCCAGTGCCTCGACATCATCGAGAAGCAGACGGGCACCCGGCCCCGCGCCTTCGCCTTCCCCTACGGCGATTTCGGGCAATACGACGACCGGGCCGTGCTGACCCGGCGGCTGAACCTCGACCTCGTGGGCCAGCAGTACGACCTGGGCTTCGTCCTCGGTTCCGCCGCGCTGAACACCCGCGACAGCGACCCGCGCCACCTGACCCGCCTGATGGTGCAGTCCGACTGGACCGCGGAGGAGCTGGTCCAGCGGCTGCGGCACGCCTGGCCGCGGGACGAGTACAGCCCGGAGTACCTGTTCAAGACCCCCCTCGCCTGGCTGCCGGACTGGGGCGTCTTTTCCCTCGCCGGGGGCGCGATCGAACTGGGCGCCGCCACGAACACGACCGGCGCCAAGGCCTGGATCAACGGCAGCGACACCTTGAGCGACTTCACCCTCTCGATGGAATTCTCCATTGAAAAAGGCCAGCTCGGCCTGTTCCTGCGCGGCACGGCGGACGGCGAACGGTACATCTACCTGGGGATGGACGAGCACGGCCAGTTGTGGCTGCGCCAGAAATCCGCCGGCATGCAGCCCGTGACCCTGGCCTCCCGGCAGGTGCCGAAGCTCCTGCCGGAGAAGAACCATCTGGAAGTCTCCCTGCGGGAGAGCCTGATCTTCATCCGCCTCAACGGCCAGCCCCTGTTCCTGGACGTGCTCCAGATCCACGGCAAGCCCGTGCCGGGCATGGCGGGCTTGAGCGTCTGGCATCCCGACGAGGGCGCGGCGCGCGCGCAGGTCTCCTCGCTGCACATCCGGCGGACCCGCGAGGCCGTGGTCACCTGGACCCCGACCGTGGAGGGGCAGCACCGCCTCACGGACTGGATCAGCCGCAACGGCGACCGCATCTCGCACCTCGCGCCGCCCTGGATGAGCATCGGCACGCGCGGCGTCCTGACCCAGCCCGCCTGGGACGCGCGCCTCTTCAAGGCCGTGGCGGGGATTTACCATCTCCGGTTCACGCCCGAGGTGCTGTTCGAGGACAACGCCGGGGTCGCGCGCCTCGAGCCGGAGTCGCTGGCCGGGCAGCTCGACGAGATCGGGGCCGAGGGCGTGCTGCTCGATTTCACGCGCACGGACGCCGGGCTCGCCCCCGTGGTCCTCACCGCCTGGCTCCAGAAACTTCACGCCCTGCTGGCCGAAAAGAGCCGGCTGATGATCGTCCGCCTGCCCCGCTACGTGATCCAGGACGCCGCCCTGAAGGCCCTGATGACCGTCCTGCCCAACCTGCGGGTCGCTACCTCGAGGGACCCCGCCCTGGCGGTGCCCCTCGTCCGGCTCGGCGACGCCGCGCACCGCGTGATCCAGGTCGAGGAAGCCGACCCCGAGCACGACGAGGCCCCGCTGGGCGTGTACTATCAACTGGGGCCGGGCGACAGCCAGACCCGCCGGAGCGAAACTGAAAGCCCGGCCGAAATCTGGCGGCGGCGGGGCCAGCGGGCGTTCCTGTCCGGCAGCTTCCAGCATGCCATCGAGATCTGGACCACGTGGCAGAAGGAGGAGCCCTACAACGAAGAGCCGCTGATGCTCATCGGCGACGTGTACCTGCGCCGCGGCGACATCCCGACCGCGTTGCAGTATTACCAGCGCAGCCTCGACATCAGCCCGGGGCAGATCGGGCTCGTGATCCGCATGTCGCGCCTGATGAACGGCGGCGGGGAGGGCCCGGGCAGCGCCCTCGCCCTGCTGGACCAATACGCCGCGATTTTCCCGAACGACCCGGAAATCCTCCTGGGCAAGGCCGAGTGGCTGGCGCGCCACGACCGGCACGCCGAGGCCGGCGAACTCATCCGCCGGGTCCTCGAGCAGCATCCCGACAACCTCCAGGCCCGCAGCCTCCTGCACGGCCTGCTGACCGAACCGCGCGATCGCTACGACAACCTGCGGAAGATCGTCGAGGTCGGATCCCGGCCAGGCATGGAGATGCCCCTTATCTCCGCCGTCCGCGACCAGAACCTGCTGGCCCGGCCGGAATCCTGGATCCTGATGGACCTGCTCGAGAAGCTGGCGGCCCGCGCCGGGGACGACAGCCGCGAACTCCTCCTCTCCATGCTGCCGCGGGCGCGCGCGGCGCGGGAGGATTTCCGCCACGGCGCGCTGTCGCCGGACTGGATCAGCTCCGTCGAGGTGGGGCGCGTCGGGTCCGGCCGGCTCCTGCTCGCCGCCGACCCGTTCGAGACCGAGGCCTACGTGCAACTCACCCGGTCGGAGGGCCTGCACAGCGGCTACATCGAGGCCGTCATCGACCAGCCCCGCGGGTTCTTCTGGCTGTACGCCCGGCGCAGCGCGGGCGGCATGGTGCGCTTCGGGTTCGACCAGGAAGGGCAGATCTACCTGCAGATCTGGCGCGGCGACCAGATCATCGCGAACGAAACGCAGCCCTGGACCCGGCCGGACGGCCCGCTGCGGCTGCGCCTGGAACTCCGCGGGGACGGCGCCCAGGGCTACGTGGAGGATCAGCCCATCTTCCGGACGCCGGTCTCGATCCCGATCGATCTCGGCCTCGGCTGGTGGGGCGCGGGCGCGTGGGCCGCGCAGTTCGGCGTCGCGCAGGTGACCCTCCGCGAGATCGAGGGCGGCCCGCGGCCCATCCGCCTGGCCAGCTTCCATCGCCGCGAAGAGCCCCCGGACGACGCGGCCAGCGTGGAGATGCTCAAGCCCCGCGTCCAGGACCTGTCCACCGTCGCACCCTTCTGGTACCGGCACGAGATGGACGGCACGATCCGGCGGGACGGCGACCAGGAATTCCGCAAGGTCCGGATCTTCGCCCGCTACCACCGGCTCCGGCTCCTGCCGGTGGTCCGGCTGTGCGACTGGCGCAACCTGGACCCCGCCGAGCTGGCCCGGCGGGCCACCGAGGAGGACGTGGACGGCTTCACGCTGACGATGCTGCAGCTCCCGCCCCCGGAATGGCTGGAGCGCGCCGAGCAGGCCCTGCTGGGCACCGACCTGACGCTGCTCGCCGTGTTCCTGGACGAAGACAGCCGCTCGGCCATGCTGCGGGAGATCTCCGCCGTTTCCGGCCTCTTCCCCGGCGCGCGCAAGGTCCACATGCTGCCGATCCTCCTCCCGGAGGAACTGGCGGTGGACGAGTCCGACGGGTTCTGGCGGCGGGCGCCGGGCGACGCCGTCGTTCTATTCTGA
- a CDS encoding glycosyltransferase family 2 protein produces the protein MEPTSATARMTPAEASAKLPPRRGSIGHCSACELSIRVIARPLPPVCPFCLRRLQTEVFEPEPPTPEPQTVTDGVAVHRYRKFPRWMARGLAILSLIMLALVVMMKIRNLDYFWYQPWVNTYSICVGVFILSRFLLAAFYVAPVDVGYEPTVCVAVACRNEEEAIETTIGRIYREGYPHSKLEVVVVNDGSTDNTLRDMIRAQERHPGLIIVDFVRNKGKRHGMAVGALLATAEVLVYVDSDSFLLPGAIRKVVQGLADPTVAAVSGHTDVENVDVNMLTKMQDVRYFVSYRVMKAAESLFGCVSCCPGCFSAYRKACVLHVLDRWLHQKFLGNYATYGDDRSLTNYLLRDYKILYDDEALATTIVPEHWKKYIVQQCRWKRSWVRELLFAGRFVWRKHPVAAISWYALTLLPMIAPLVMFRALIAYPLMTGHLPGFYITGVFVVTLLWGLYYLERTGRPHWWTAFLFMMTYVIFFSWQGYYALATMRTNKWGTR, from the coding sequence ATGGAACCGACTTCAGCGACCGCCAGGATGACACCGGCGGAGGCGTCCGCCAAGCTGCCCCCCCGCCGGGGAAGCATCGGGCACTGCTCCGCGTGCGAGCTCTCCATCCGCGTCATCGCCCGACCCCTCCCCCCGGTCTGCCCGTTCTGCCTGCGCCGCCTGCAAACGGAGGTGTTCGAGCCCGAGCCCCCGACGCCGGAGCCCCAGACCGTGACGGACGGCGTCGCGGTGCACCGCTACCGGAAATTCCCGCGGTGGATGGCCCGGGGGCTGGCGATCCTGTCGCTGATCATGCTCGCCCTCGTCGTCATGATGAAGATCCGGAACCTGGACTACTTCTGGTACCAGCCCTGGGTCAACACCTACAGCATCTGCGTCGGCGTATTCATCCTTTCGCGCTTCCTGCTGGCGGCCTTTTACGTCGCCCCGGTGGACGTGGGCTACGAGCCCACGGTCTGCGTGGCGGTCGCCTGCCGCAACGAGGAAGAGGCCATAGAAACCACGATCGGCCGGATCTACCGCGAGGGCTATCCCCACTCCAAGCTGGAGGTCGTCGTCGTCAACGACGGGTCCACCGACAACACGCTCCGGGACATGATCCGCGCCCAGGAGCGGCACCCGGGCCTCATCATCGTGGATTTCGTGCGCAACAAGGGCAAGCGCCACGGAATGGCCGTCGGCGCCCTGCTGGCCACGGCCGAGGTGCTCGTCTACGTGGATTCGGACAGCTTCCTGCTGCCCGGCGCGATCCGCAAGGTCGTGCAGGGCCTGGCGGACCCGACGGTCGCCGCCGTCTCCGGGCATACCGACGTCGAGAACGTGGACGTCAACATGCTGACCAAGATGCAGGACGTGCGCTACTTCGTTTCGTACCGGGTCATGAAGGCCGCCGAGAGCCTGTTCGGCTGCGTGAGCTGCTGCCCCGGCTGCTTCTCGGCCTACCGGAAGGCCTGCGTGCTGCACGTCCTCGACCGCTGGCTGCACCAGAAGTTCCTGGGCAACTACGCGACCTACGGCGACGACCGCAGCCTGACGAACTACCTGCTGCGGGACTACAAGATCCTGTACGACGACGAGGCCCTGGCGACGACCATCGTGCCCGAGCACTGGAAGAAGTACATCGTCCAGCAGTGCCGCTGGAAGCGGTCCTGGGTGCGGGAGCTGCTGTTCGCGGGGCGCTTCGTCTGGCGCAAGCACCCGGTCGCCGCGATCTCGTGGTACGCGCTGACGCTGCTGCCGATGATCGCGCCGCTGGTGATGTTCCGCGCCCTGATCGCCTACCCCCTGATGACCGGCCACCTGCCGGGGTTCTACATCACCGGCGTTTTCGTGGTGACGCTGCTGTGGGGGCTGTACTACCTCGAGCGCACCGGCCGGCCGCACTGGTGGACGGCCTTTCTCTTCATGATGACCTACGTGATCTTCTTCAGCTGGCAGGGGTACTACGCGCTGGCCACGATGCGGACCAACAAGTGGGGCACGCGCTGA